A window of the Mucilaginibacter sp. cycad4 genome harbors these coding sequences:
- a CDS encoding NAD(P)H-binding protein, with the protein MKNPQNTTIYKLIIVGANGGIGRQCVEQALQAGHIVTAILRNPAKLTTEHPNLKKVSGDVMQPGTFENHFENQDAVISAIGVAGGFGSDKPTTLYSQGNAHILKAMEQKGIKRMFLISASAIEISPVLPFYIRLIEKYVVQKLLKHMYADLHKMEILVKSNNISWTIIRPPQLTNQAVSGKYRIAINAFLKNCLKISRADVAHFIINNIANQDTYQATVEIGY; encoded by the coding sequence ATGAAAAATCCACAAAACACAACAATTTATAAATTGATAATTGTAGGCGCAAACGGCGGTATCGGCAGGCAATGCGTTGAACAAGCTCTACAAGCCGGGCATATAGTTACAGCAATATTGCGAAACCCAGCCAAACTGACAACCGAACACCCCAACCTTAAAAAAGTAAGCGGGGATGTTATGCAACCCGGCACCTTTGAAAATCATTTTGAAAACCAGGATGCTGTAATTTCGGCAATAGGCGTGGCCGGTGGCTTCGGATCAGATAAACCCACAACTTTGTATTCGCAAGGTAATGCCCATATTTTAAAAGCGATGGAGCAAAAAGGTATAAAACGCATGTTCCTGATCTCGGCCAGTGCAATTGAAATAAGCCCCGTACTGCCATTTTATATCAGACTTATTGAAAAATATGTAGTTCAAAAACTACTGAAACACATGTACGCCGATTTGCATAAAATGGAGATCCTGGTAAAAAGCAATAACATTAGCTGGACTATCATTCGCCCGCCGCAGCTTACTAACCAGGCTGTTAGTGGCAAATATCGCATAGCTATTAATGCATTTCTTAAAAACTGCCTTAAAATATCGAGAGCCGATGTTGCGCACTTTATCATCAATAACATTGCTAACCAGGATACTTACCAGGCAACAGTTGAAATTGGATACTAA